A genome region from Bufo gargarizans isolate SCDJY-AF-19 chromosome 2, ASM1485885v1, whole genome shotgun sequence includes the following:
- the LOC122928756 gene encoding zinc finger protein 583-like, whose product MTSVSFKEVAMYFSEDEWSQLNFLQKELCSNVMRDIHTTLLSLGYTILHPDVLCRIRRNDEPYVTSQEEDHKGASVPNSDMIFKIKCEEELCADEGNPTESSTKAVPGASVLSPDLIFRIKRDEDVCTDEENCKGGEEDKSELGYTILHPDVLCRIRRNDEPYVSSQEEDRKGASVPNSDMIFKIKCEEELCADEGNPTESSTKAVPGASVLSPDLIFRIKHDEDVCTNEENCKGGEEDKSELGFPSAMSDVLINKEGKSDGEQKTDQKHNHSHEDLTFEANHLVFNPKISIWPKQEDEVPEVTSELLSAGCIDRNVKEIKTEIDLTLGCKLPPPQDLTEATSDTASEICQISEKYPGLHKEEHAGKGEESLLSIVLRRANAGNLQLPNYKHSSSYKNMDYSGGIPRIVEKETCYPPKQSFFQTPGSSDLLNSFHAPPAPLQHCAPQIDKPFRCHLCDKRFKTLGILNIHLKTHSRVRPYQCSDCGKSFRDNWNLKVHQKIHTGETPYRCAICDKGFIQYATYMKHQRIHTGERPYSCGYCNKSFTNSSNLVRHYRTHTGEKPYICMECGKSFSYNTSLIQHRRSHKVEPAENATNGPSNK is encoded by the exons ATG ACGTCTGTGAGTTTTAAGGAGGTGGCTATGTACTTCTCCGAAGACGAATGGAGCCAGTTAAACTTTTTGCAGAAGGAACTGTGCAGCAATGTGATGAGGGACATCCACACAACTTTACTTTCTTTAG GTTACACCATTCTCCATCCCGATGTTCTCTGTAGGATTAGAAGAAATGACGAGCCATATGTCACCAGCCAGGAGGAAGACCACA AAGGGGCTTCAGTTCCAAATTCGGACatgatatttaaaataaaatgtgaagAAGAACTTTGTGCTGATGAAGGAAATCCTACAGAAAGCAGCACTAAAg CTGTACCAGGTGCCTCGGTCCTCAGCCCAGATCTCATATTCAGAATCAAGCGCGATGAGGATGTTTGCACTGATGAAGAGAACTGTAAAGGTGGTGAAGAAGATAAATCAGAGTTGG GTTACACCATTCTCCATCCCGATGTTCTCTGTAGGATTAGAAGAAATGACGAGCCATATGTCAGCAGCCAGGAGGAAGACCGCA AAGGGGCTTCAGTTCCAAATTCGGACatgatatttaaaataaaatgtgaagAAGAACTTTGTGCTGATGAAGGAAATCCTACAGAAAGCAGCACTAAAg CTGTACCAGGTGCCTCGGTCCTCAGCCCAGATCTCATATTCAGAATCAAGCACGATGAGGATGTTTGCACTAATGAAGAGAACTGTAAAGGTGGTGAAGAAGATAAATCAGAGTTGG GATTTCCATCTGCAATGTCTGATGTGCTAATTAATAAAGAAGGAAAGTCTGATGGAGAACAGAAGACAGATCAGAAGCATAATCACAGTCATGAAGATCTGACCTTTGAAG CCAATCACTTGGTTTTCAATCCCAAAATTTCCATTTGGCCCAAGCAGGAGGATGAAGTGCCTGAAGTAACTTCTGAGCTCTTATCAGCGGGATGTATAG ATCGAAATGTTAAGGAAATAAAAACTGAGATAGACCTCACCCTTGGTTGCAAGTTACCTCCACCACAGGATCTTACAGAAGCTACTTCAGACACTGCTTCAGAGATCTGCCAAATATCAGAAAAATACCCTGGTTTAcataaagaggagcatgctgggaaaggGGAGGAAAGTCTGCTGTCCATTGTCCTTAGAAGAGCAAATGCTGGGAATCTACAGTTACCAAATTACAAGCATTCTAGTAGCTACAAAAACATGGACTACTCCGGAGGTATCCCCAGAATTGTAGAGAAAGAGACATGTTATCCACCAAAGCAGTCCTTCTTCCAGACCCCTGGTAGCAGTGACCTACTGAATAGCTTCCATGCCCCCCCAGCACCGCTCCAGCACTGTGCCCCTCAGATAGACAAACCCTTCCGATGCCACCTATGTGACAAGCGTTTTAAGACCCTGGGAATACTGAACATCCATCTGAAAACGCACAGCAGGGTCAGACCATATCAGTGCAGCGATTGTGGGAAAAGCTTTAGGGACAACTGGAATCTTAAGGTTCACCAGAAAATACACACAGGAGAGACCCCCTATAGATGTGCTATATGTGATAAAGGATTTATCCAGTACGCCACGTATATGAAGCACCAACGTATACACACTGGGGAGAGGCCATATTCTTGTGGTTACTGCAATAAGAGCTTCACCAATAGCTCCAACCTGGTGAGACATTACCGAACACACACGGGTGAGAAGCCATATATCTGTATGGAGTGTGGGAAGAGCTTCAGCTACAACACAAGTCTTATACAGCACAGAAGGAGCCATAAGGTGGAACCTGCTGAGAACGCAACCAACGGCCCCAGCAACAAGTGA